The sequence CATCCATCGATCGCTACGCCCGAGCAGCCAGTCGCCTGAGCGGTGGCTTTGGATCACGTCAAGCTTCAGTGGATCGTGGGGCCAGCAGTGCCGGAACAACGGCTAATGACAGCGGCATGCCAGAGCAAAGACAACGTGCTGGCTCAGTATTTCGCGGATCAACACCAGCTCCATCGGCCGGTAATACGCCCACCACCGGCAACGGTTCAGTTCCTACGGGATCGGGTCGTATGTCACGCGCGGCAACGCCCAGCTTAAGCACTAACTCTCCTACCGGCACCACCACAACAACAGAAGCCATGTTTTCGAAACCCAATCAACCGTTTGAAGATATACTCCTGCGTCAGCGTACTCTGGGCCAGGATATCATTCCCTCGCCCTTGCAGCCAAAACGCACAGAAAGTCTGTATATGCCCGTAAAGCCGGCGACACCAATGGCAGCAGCTGCCGGAGGTGGTGGaggcaataaaaaattaaaggtaGGTCATTTCTTTCTATATTCTTAGGCTTTTATTATCAAGGGTTTATTCATAAAGTAAAAACACATTATTACGTAGCACATAGCAAAGAGCAcaagattttgaaaaatatcgagaaaattttaaaattttaaagggaGATTAAAATGAGAGAACAAGGTAGGCTAAAAATAGCTCTAATGAATGCTACAGCAAAAGAAATGAACCCGTTCACAAGTGTTTGTAGCTTTTCAATTTCGAAAACTACATGCTCACCAACACATGCTCACTTACTCAACTAAACAGAGAGCATGATGGCTACAATTCGAAATACTAGAGAGAGACACTCTTTCGAAATTAAGTGTCACAACAACGACAACGACCACTCTCTATAATTAAGGATTTCCCCAAACCATTAGCAATTGTCACATAGAACGCTGGCTGACACTGACGGTGTCCACAAAAATATTCAGTTTGTAAACACTCGCGCTTTATAAAGCACAACGCTAGCCGATCCggtcaaattcaaaattttgcacCCATTTCGCACGCAGCAGTCAATAACGAAATTAGCTTCTTTCTTTGTGTTTGGAAATTTTGAAAGTGTATAAacgttttttaaacattttattaagtttggctaaaaagaaatattcaaaTCATCAACATTATCACGTCGTCGTGTCCGTTCGTTTGTTCGTCGTCATAATCGTCATCAGCGTAGCAATGTGTTGAGTGGGGctgtttatttttgtgtgttttgtgcgcttcttaaataaataacaacaaatctGAACAAAAAAGATAAAACATTGTTCGGAAcctatttttaagatatttcttatatttttatacctacATATACATACTACATTTGCGAATAGACAACGGcaagaatttaaataatttgtttttaaaacaaaacacttgaccaataaatatacatatgtatgtcgctacatattcatatacatttttaaataaataatacttggaaataattggttattttttcaaatcaaacaaagaaaacaaaaaactaaatttattttaaataaaatttaaataagacggatagaaattaaacatttcatggactgaattggaaaatttaagcaaaacattgtaattgtatcaaaaaaaaagaaaaaactacaaGTTCCTTGAGTGAAAGTTAtgcaatttttgttaatattataataattatttgcaacaaaaaaacgcACAGTTTTAGACACACTttgaaatttgttgaaataagCAGCATCTATATACAATAATGGAGTGGTATCCAGATGAAGATGAAGAAGACTTGATGTTTTCACCAGCTCTGTTGGCACGACGAGCTTCGGAAAGTTGGATTGTGGAGCCACCAACAGaggttgttttcttttattattatatttacgTATATATTCTAGGTTTAATCAAAAAGTATTGAGAATTTCATATTTCTCAGAAGTATTAGTCATCAATATTAATTATATACATAATGTTATCTTTGacctttaatatattttgagtgATTCACCTGAAGAGTTCAATATAAAGAGTGATTTATTTATCACAATTAGATGATAACTAAAGAATATAATTATGGAAAACTATCAAATAGTCTTTTGATTtgataattttccataattatGTTCTTCATTTATCATCTAATTGGGATATATAAATCACTCTTTATATTGAACTCTTCAAAATCCTCAAAATAGGGTACTCGTTGTCAGAGTAGCCTacaatttgaaaacattagttGTTGTAACAgctaaatctaaacaattttataatctGGGAGTTCTACATCTATATACAGGTCAAGAAATTAAGCTACTTATAATAAATCCAAGTAGAGTTGGCTTTAGACCTTGCCTTGCCTGGGCATAAATTTGGGACCTCATAATATATGCAAGACCAATAGGTATTAAGCCTGATACTATTGTTTTCAGCGACAGGTCTTCTCCGTGTGTGCTATATGCGGTGGGTGATCTCCAAGTATGACTGGAATACACCGAGTTACTCGGCCAAGAGCTGTCAAACCCAGCACAGTACAACATTAGTTCCTGCTCATAACGGTGGCGcttaatttttctcaaattttctttataaccaccaacaataaaattattataacctCCATTAACTTAACATCTGGTTGTATCTTAACTTATGGTTATACCATctgttcaaattttgtatgaaactCTCATTATAACTTTGGATAATGGGGATAAGTGGATCATACAAAtcgaattaaacaaatataaaatcaagCGTCGTATTTCTACATAAACTTTCAGGAATATCAGAAAAATAcagtttaaaataacaaaaagcaaAGTTTAGAATGAAATCGTTAAAGCAAAAATCCCAGGTCTCCTATATATCGGGAGCGTATATTCCAAAAGCTCTATAGGTAGAGGTATCTGtactttaaataaactttattgaAAATAAGTCCTTAATAttatatgatatttttaaatatttctcatatatttaATATTGGAAGTccatttgtaaattaaattcttattacGATTCACAATCTATATTTTGTAACATAAttaatcatttaatttatttgtattcttTACAGAGCGTTCCTATTAATGTTACGCTACAGCGTAAGAAATCTTTGCCCGATTTCCAAGAACTGCCACGTGCCACAGAGGCTATGAGCCGCGAGGAGGTATCTGCTTTGGGCTCAGCTAGACGTGAGGCGGTACGACGACAAATTGAAATGAATGAAAAGCTCAAAGCGAATCCATTGCTATATCTCGTCAGTCC comes from Calliphora vicina chromosome 2, idCalVici1.1, whole genome shotgun sequence and encodes:
- the jp gene encoding uncharacterized protein jp isoform X2, translating into MEWYPDEDEEDLMFSPALLARRASESWIVEPPTESVPINVTLQRKKSLPDFQELPRATEAMSREEVSALGSARREAVRRQIEMNEKLKANPLLYLVSPQVKDWFSRQQLVLLVLFVNIILAILFFKMLT